In Lathamus discolor isolate bLatDis1 chromosome 1, bLatDis1.hap1, whole genome shotgun sequence, the following are encoded in one genomic region:
- the EIF4E gene encoding eukaryotic translation initiation factor 4E: protein MAAVEPETTPNPQPSEEEKTEPAAPSQEVASPEQYIKHPLQNRWALWFFKNDKSKTWQANLRLISKFDTVEDFWALYNHIQLSSNLMPGCDYSLFKDGIEPMWEDEKNKRGGRWLITLNKQQRRSDLDRFWLETLLCLIGESFDDYSDDVCGAVVNVRTKGDKIAIWTTECENRDAVTHIGRVYKERLGLPPKIVIGYQSHADTATKSGSTTKNRFVV, encoded by the exons GAAACCACTCCCAACCCTCAGCCTTcagaagaggagaaaactgAGCCAGCAGCACCTAGTCAGGAGGTTGCCAGCCCTGAACAGTATATTAAGCATCCACTACAGAACAG atGGGCACTCTGgttttttaaaaatgacaagAGCAAAACTTGGCAAGCAAATCTTCGTCTTATCTCAAAGTTTGATACTGTTGAAGACTTTTGGGC TTTATACAACCATATCCAGCTCTCTAGTAATTTAATGCCTGGTTGTGACTACTCGCTCTTTAAG GATGGGATTGAACCCATGTGGGAAGATGAAAAGAACAAGCGAGGAGGACGATGGCTAATTACACTAAACAAACAGCAGAGGCGAAGTGACCTTGATCGCTTCTGGCTAGAGACA CTGCTGTGCCTTATTGGGGAGTCATTTGATGACTACAGTGATGATGTATGTGGTGCTGTTGTTAATGTTAGAACTAAGGGTGATAAAATAGCAATATGGACAACTGAATGTGAAAACAGGGATGCTGTTACACATATAGG gagaGTATACAAAGAAAGATTAGGACTTCCTCCAAAGATAGTGATTGGTTATCAGTCCCATGCAGACACAGCTACTAAGAGCGGCTCCACCACTAAAAATAGGTTTGTTGTTTAA